The Terracoccus luteus genome includes a region encoding these proteins:
- a CDS encoding DUF3027 domain-containing protein, whose translation MAVAAPTKSDAVLSAAVDVARSALDEITEPGSVGEHVGFEMLDERLGMHWFACLSAGYGGWRWGVSVARVPRGKVATVCETNLLPGADAVLAPQWLPYAERLAPGDLGAGDTLPYRADDPNLEAGFEATGDEDVDQVGFFELGLGRPRVLSAEGREQAATRWYEGSHGPTAEVATKATDRCTSCGYLVPMPGALRSVFGVCANAWSPSDGQVVSLDHGCGAHSETEAEQPEPLSVGQPIVDEFAVDLEPAERAVREPQAATDEAPATDADEPEESTDADEPAESTGAEPEVGADDPLQPAEPAESDQPTDPETEQPTD comes from the coding sequence ATGGCCGTGGCTGCTCCCACCAAGTCGGATGCCGTGCTGTCGGCCGCCGTCGACGTCGCCCGGTCCGCGCTCGACGAGATCACCGAGCCCGGCTCGGTGGGCGAGCACGTCGGCTTCGAGATGCTCGACGAGCGCCTCGGCATGCACTGGTTCGCCTGCCTGTCGGCCGGCTACGGCGGCTGGCGCTGGGGCGTCAGCGTCGCCCGCGTGCCGCGGGGCAAGGTCGCGACCGTCTGCGAGACCAACCTGCTGCCCGGTGCCGACGCCGTGCTCGCGCCGCAGTGGCTGCCCTACGCCGAGCGGCTCGCCCCCGGTGACCTCGGGGCCGGCGACACCCTGCCCTACCGCGCCGACGACCCGAACCTCGAGGCCGGGTTCGAGGCCACGGGTGACGAGGACGTCGACCAGGTCGGCTTCTTCGAGCTCGGCCTCGGCCGCCCGCGCGTGCTCTCGGCGGAAGGCCGCGAGCAGGCCGCGACCCGGTGGTACGAGGGCTCGCACGGCCCGACCGCCGAGGTCGCGACCAAGGCGACCGACCGCTGCACGAGCTGCGGCTACCTCGTCCCGATGCCCGGCGCCCTGCGCTCCGTCTTCGGTGTGTGCGCCAACGCGTGGAGCCCGTCCGACGGCCAGGTCGTCTCGCTCGACCACGGGTGCGGTGCGCACTCCGAGACCGAGGCGGAGCAGCCCGAGCCGCTCTCGGTCGGGCAGCCGATCGTCGACGAGTTCGCCGTCGACCTCGAGCCGGCCGAGCGGGCCGTGCGCGAGCCGCAGGCTGCGACGGACGAGGCGCCGGCGACGGATGCCGACGAGCCGGAGGAGTCGACGGACGCGGACGAGCCCGCCGAGTCGACGGGGGCCGAGCCCGAGGTGGGCGCCGACGACCCGCTGCAGCCGGCGGAGCCGGCCGAGAGCGACCAGCCGACCGACCCCGAGACCGAGCAGCCCACCGACTGA
- a CDS encoding cold-shock protein, which yields MPTGKVRFYDSDKGFGFIAEDEGADVFLPSSALPTGVTTVRKGARVEFGIVEGRRGAQALSLQLLDPAPSVAAGRRERDRRPAEDMVVIIEDVVQLLDGVGNGLRRGHYPDRKLGSTVARALRGLADQLDA from the coding sequence GTGCCCACTGGCAAGGTCCGGTTCTACGACTCCGACAAGGGCTTCGGCTTCATCGCCGAGGACGAGGGGGCCGACGTCTTCCTGCCCTCGAGCGCCCTGCCCACCGGCGTCACGACCGTGCGCAAGGGTGCCCGGGTCGAGTTCGGCATCGTCGAGGGTCGCCGCGGCGCGCAGGCGCTCTCGCTGCAGCTGCTCGACCCCGCGCCCTCGGTCGCCGCCGGTCGGCGCGAGCGCGACCGTCGCCCCGCCGAGGACATGGTCGTCATCATCGAGGACGTCGTGCAGCTGCTCGACGGCGTCGGCAACGGCCTGCGCCGCGGTCACTACCCAGACCGCAAGCTCGGCTCCACCGTCGCCCGCGCCCTGCGCGGCCTCGCCGACCAGCTGGACGCCTGA
- a CDS encoding aldose 1-epimerase family protein, which yields MRALTPVPAGRPVSPTGQQWTISHGPFEATVVEVGGGLRTFTRDGVDVVAGYGELEGCASGRGQQLIPWPNRIRDGRYTFGDSPKPLQLPLTEVPFANASHGLVRWALWELVELTPDAVVVGYRLHPQPGWPHHLDLRTTYALDDAGLTVTAAARNVGATAAPFGYGAHPYLATGETPLPEIELGVPASTWVEVDERKLPVATHPVDGGEYDFRDARPVGTADLDTAFTGVTRDDDGCWRVTVRSGDRGASLWADEAFPWLQVFTAIARDRKDVVGVAVEPMSCPADAFNSGDSLVVLQPGDEWTGTWGVSPL from the coding sequence ATGCGCGCGCTCACGCCCGTCCCGGCGGGCCGGCCGGTCAGCCCGACCGGTCAGCAGTGGACCATCTCGCACGGCCCGTTCGAGGCCACCGTCGTCGAGGTCGGCGGCGGTCTGCGCACCTTCACGCGTGACGGCGTTGACGTCGTCGCCGGCTACGGCGAGCTGGAGGGGTGCGCCTCCGGGCGGGGCCAGCAGCTCATCCCCTGGCCCAACCGCATCCGCGACGGCCGCTACACCTTCGGCGACAGCCCGAAGCCGCTGCAGCTGCCCCTCACCGAGGTGCCCTTCGCCAACGCGAGCCACGGCCTCGTGCGCTGGGCCCTGTGGGAGCTCGTCGAGCTCACCCCGGATGCCGTCGTGGTCGGCTACCGCCTGCACCCGCAGCCGGGCTGGCCGCACCACCTCGACCTGCGCACGACGTACGCCCTCGACGACGCCGGCCTCACCGTCACCGCGGCCGCGCGCAACGTGGGTGCCACGGCCGCGCCCTTCGGGTACGGCGCGCATCCCTACCTCGCCACCGGCGAGACCCCGCTGCCCGAGATCGAGCTCGGCGTCCCGGCATCCACCTGGGTCGAGGTCGACGAGCGCAAGCTGCCGGTGGCGACCCATCCGGTCGACGGCGGCGAGTACGACTTCCGCGACGCGCGCCCGGTCGGCACCGCCGACCTCGACACCGCGTTCACCGGGGTCACCCGCGACGACGACGGGTGCTGGCGGGTCACGGTGCGCTCGGGCGACCGCGGCGCGAGCCTGTGGGCCGACGAGGCGTTCCCGTGGCTGCAGGTGTTCACCGCCATCGCCCGCGACCGCAAGGACGTCGTCGGCGTCGCCGTCGAGCCGATGAGCTGCCCCGCCGACGCCTTCAACTCGGGCGACTCGCTCGTCGTGCTGCAGCCCGGCGACGAGTGGACGGGCACGTGGGGCGTCTCACCGCTCTGA
- a CDS encoding helicase-associated domain-containing protein: MPTPRRSLADDIRGRSDDELSELVLARPDLARPAPADLTSLAARASTRASVQRAIEALDRGHLQVLEALVVVGGEDAAAEGPAGRRERLLGLLGLLGVDDGVGDDGQDGEGAVVDRLADDLWRFGLLWADDAGVHHVVRTVPEVLGATVAGLGAPIAELRPSLVARHDDPAALRETLGEAPDAARAMLEKMAWGPPFGVLPRNPTGDSPARWLLERHLLVPVAADRVALPREVGLVLRDGRLHRETRLRPPALEARSVTLVDAVAGGAAGETLTHLDELVAAWGAEPPRAMRSGGLSVRDLRATASALDLETERAAFVVELAHAAGLVADDGEVVPVWAPTADVDDWSSSDAGRRWAGVARAWGDSTRAAHLVGRRVGSGTSAANALGPDVQWPAVRAIRREVLHELATLEPGSAPDTGSLRDRLLWRRPLRPDAVLSEALEAVLREAEWLGVTGRGALSTPGRTLTASLPRPPAIRDLDRRGRATTASGPGAGGTDDADGDGLAEAMSRLLPEPVDHVLVQADLTAVAPGPLEGELAAFMRLAAEVESRGGATVYRFTAESVRRALDAGWTAHDLVEQVRRSSRTPVPQPLEYLVGDVARRHGQTRIGAAEAYVRSDDESVLDQMLAARELAPLQLRRLAPTVLVSAASPAVVVEVMRDHGFAPVAEALDGSVVHAETPRRRAATRRRASPAAVSPVDESVTRTLVAGLRTAEQGSQQRRAEEEAREGPRIPATDPVVTLSLLRDAVAERHGVWIGLTDQVGVTTRHLIHPRRVDGGRVWATDEGGREKSFSVHRITGATVEG, encoded by the coding sequence ATGCCCACCCCACGCCGCAGCCTCGCCGACGACATCCGTGGTCGCAGCGACGACGAGCTCTCCGAGCTGGTCCTCGCGCGGCCCGACCTCGCGCGCCCGGCCCCGGCCGACCTCACGAGCCTCGCGGCCCGGGCCAGCACCCGGGCCAGCGTGCAGCGGGCGATCGAGGCCCTCGACCGGGGACACCTGCAGGTGCTCGAGGCGCTCGTCGTCGTCGGGGGCGAGGACGCCGCCGCCGAGGGCCCCGCAGGTCGGCGGGAGCGTCTGCTCGGGCTGCTCGGGCTGCTCGGGGTGGACGACGGCGTGGGGGACGACGGGCAGGACGGTGAGGGGGCCGTCGTCGACCGCCTCGCCGACGACCTGTGGCGGTTCGGGCTGCTCTGGGCCGACGACGCCGGCGTGCACCACGTCGTGCGCACCGTGCCCGAGGTGCTCGGGGCCACCGTGGCCGGTCTCGGGGCCCCGATCGCCGAGCTGCGCCCATCGCTCGTGGCGCGCCACGACGACCCGGCTGCGCTGCGGGAGACCCTCGGGGAGGCCCCCGACGCCGCCCGCGCCATGCTCGAGAAGATGGCCTGGGGCCCGCCGTTCGGGGTGCTGCCCCGCAACCCGACCGGCGACAGCCCCGCCCGTTGGCTGCTCGAGCGGCACCTGCTCGTCCCGGTCGCCGCCGACCGGGTGGCCCTGCCCCGAGAGGTGGGCCTCGTCCTGCGCGACGGCCGCCTGCACCGCGAGACGCGGCTGCGCCCACCGGCGCTCGAGGCGCGGTCGGTGACGCTCGTCGACGCCGTCGCCGGGGGCGCCGCCGGCGAGACCCTGACCCACCTCGACGAGCTCGTCGCGGCCTGGGGCGCCGAGCCGCCGCGGGCGATGCGCTCGGGTGGGCTCTCCGTGCGCGACCTGCGGGCGACCGCCTCCGCCCTCGACCTCGAGACCGAGCGGGCGGCCTTCGTCGTCGAGCTGGCGCACGCGGCCGGCCTCGTGGCCGATGACGGCGAGGTCGTCCCCGTGTGGGCGCCGACCGCCGACGTCGACGACTGGAGCTCGAGCGACGCCGGCCGTCGCTGGGCCGGGGTGGCCCGGGCGTGGGGCGACTCGACGCGGGCCGCGCACCTCGTCGGCCGCCGCGTCGGGTCGGGCACCTCCGCCGCCAACGCCCTGGGGCCCGATGTGCAGTGGCCGGCGGTGCGGGCGATCCGCCGCGAGGTGCTGCACGAGCTGGCCACCCTCGAGCCCGGTTCGGCCCCCGACACCGGCTCGCTGCGTGACCGCCTGCTGTGGCGCCGGCCGCTGCGGCCCGACGCCGTCCTCAGCGAGGCGCTCGAGGCCGTCCTGCGCGAGGCGGAGTGGCTCGGGGTCACCGGCCGCGGCGCGCTCTCGACCCCCGGCCGCACCCTGACGGCGTCACTCCCCCGGCCACCCGCCATCCGCGACCTCGACCGCCGGGGCCGGGCCACGACGGCATCCGGACCGGGCGCCGGCGGCACCGACGACGCCGACGGCGACGGGCTCGCCGAGGCGATGTCGCGGCTGCTGCCGGAGCCGGTCGACCACGTGCTCGTGCAGGCCGACCTCACCGCGGTGGCGCCGGGGCCGCTCGAGGGTGAGCTGGCGGCGTTCATGCGCCTGGCCGCCGAGGTCGAGTCGCGCGGCGGCGCGACCGTGTACCGCTTCACCGCCGAGTCGGTGCGGCGGGCGCTCGACGCCGGGTGGACCGCGCACGACCTCGTCGAGCAGGTGCGTCGGTCGAGCCGGACGCCGGTGCCGCAGCCGCTCGAGTACCTCGTCGGCGACGTCGCGCGGCGGCACGGCCAGACCCGTATCGGCGCGGCGGAGGCGTACGTGCGCAGCGACGACGAGTCGGTGCTCGACCAGATGCTCGCCGCCCGCGAGCTCGCCCCGCTGCAGCTGCGGCGGCTCGCCCCGACGGTGCTCGTGTCGGCGGCGTCACCGGCCGTCGTCGTCGAGGTCATGCGCGACCACGGCTTCGCACCGGTGGCCGAGGCCCTCGACGGCAGCGTCGTGCACGCCGAGACGCCGCGTCGGCGGGCCGCCACCCGGCGACGCGCGAGCCCGGCCGCGGTGTCGCCGGTCGACGAGTCCGTGACCCGCACCCTCGTGGCGGGGCTGCGCACGGCCGAGCAGGGCTCGCAGCAGCGGCGCGCCGAGGAGGAGGCGCGGGAGGGGCCGCGCATCCCGGCCACCGACCCCGTCGTGACGCTGTCGCTGCTGCGCGACGCGGTGGCCGAGCGGCACGGCGTCTGGATCGGGCTCACCGACCAGGTCGGGGTGACGACCCGCCACCTCATCCACCCCCGTCGGGTCGACGGCGGGCGCGTGTGGGCCACCGACGAGGGCGGGCGCGAGAAGTCGTTCTCCGTGCACCGCATCACCGGCGCCACGGTCGAGGGCTGA
- a CDS encoding DNA polymerase ligase N-terminal domain-containing protein, translating into MPEPARPAFVLHDHRRPTPHFDLRLEQDGVLRSWAVPRGLPTVTRDVRLAVAVADHDLDHLTYEDRHKTVADTGWWEEESADERRIVFVLHGRRGARRYALVRTDRDWILALSRFQPD; encoded by the coding sequence GTGCCCGAGCCGGCTCGCCCCGCGTTCGTGCTGCACGACCACCGCAGGCCGACGCCGCACTTCGACCTGCGGCTCGAGCAGGACGGCGTGCTGCGCTCGTGGGCCGTGCCGCGCGGGCTGCCGACGGTCACGCGGGACGTGCGGCTGGCCGTCGCGGTGGCCGACCACGACCTCGACCACCTGACGTACGAGGACCGGCACAAGACCGTCGCCGACACCGGCTGGTGGGAGGAGGAGTCGGCCGACGAGCGCCGTATCGTCTTCGTCCTGCACGGCCGCCGCGGCGCGCGGCGCTACGCCCTCGTCCGCACCGACCGCGACTGGATCCTCGCCCTCAGCCGCTTCCAGCCCGACTGA
- a CDS encoding hydroxymethylglutaryl-CoA lyase, with translation MRLPQVEAATGLPPEVTIYEVGPRDGLQNEKAVVPASVKVEFVRRLVAAGLSTIETTSFVPARWVPQMGDAEEVLEALGADGVGRARPALVPNLRGLERAEALGLQAVAVFGSATETFAQKNLNRSVGEQYAMFEPVVTRAKDAGRWVRAYVSMCFGDPWEGPVPVGQVVDVAERLMGMGCDQLSIGDTIGVGTTGHVHRLLEALDARGIGPERVAVHFHDTYGQALANTMAALRDGVTVVDAAAGGLGGCPYAKSATGNLATEDLVWALTGAGVRTGVDLDALVATSVWMAQQLGRPSPSNVVRALTPPPTP, from the coding sequence ATGCGACTCCCACAGGTCGAGGCGGCGACGGGGCTGCCCCCGGAGGTGACGATCTACGAGGTCGGCCCGCGCGACGGTCTGCAGAACGAGAAGGCGGTCGTCCCGGCATCCGTCAAGGTCGAGTTCGTGCGGCGGCTCGTGGCCGCGGGGCTGTCGACGATCGAGACGACGTCGTTCGTGCCGGCGCGCTGGGTGCCGCAGATGGGCGACGCCGAGGAGGTGCTCGAGGCCCTCGGCGCCGACGGCGTGGGGCGGGCGCGGCCCGCGCTCGTGCCCAACCTGCGCGGGCTCGAGCGCGCCGAGGCGCTGGGGCTGCAGGCGGTCGCGGTGTTCGGCTCGGCGACGGAGACGTTCGCGCAGAAGAACCTCAACCGGTCGGTCGGCGAGCAGTACGCGATGTTCGAGCCCGTCGTGACGCGGGCCAAGGATGCCGGTCGGTGGGTCCGCGCCTACGTGTCGATGTGCTTCGGCGACCCGTGGGAGGGGCCGGTACCGGTCGGGCAGGTCGTCGACGTCGCAGAGCGCCTCATGGGCATGGGTTGCGACCAGCTGAGCATCGGCGACACGATCGGCGTCGGCACGACCGGGCACGTGCACCGGCTGCTCGAGGCGCTGGACGCCCGGGGGATCGGGCCCGAGCGGGTGGCGGTGCACTTCCACGACACGTACGGGCAGGCGCTCGCCAACACGATGGCGGCCCTGCGCGACGGCGTCACCGTCGTCGACGCCGCGGCCGGCGGGCTGGGCGGGTGCCCCTACGCGAAGTCCGCGACCGGCAACCTCGCCACCGAGGACCTCGTCTGGGCGCTCACCGGAGCCGGGGTGCGGACCGGCGTCGACCTCGACGCCCTCGTGGCCACGTCGGTCTGGATGGCGCAGCAGCTCGGCCGCCCGTCCCCGAGCAACGTCGTCCGCGCCCTCACCCCGCCCCCCACCCCCTGA
- a CDS encoding DNA repair helicase XPB, whose product MNDGPLIVQSDKTLLLEVDHPNAETARRAIAPFAELERAPEHVHTYRITPLGLWNARAAGHDAEQVVDALLTHSRYAVPGALLVDVAETMDRYGRLTLEKEGIADSPEGTRLVLRTTDRPVLEEVLRHKKIKPLTGDRIDDLAVLVHPSERGTLKQELLKVGWPAEDLAGYVDGEAHPIDLRQDGWHLRPYQQQAVDGFWHGGSGVVVLPCGAGKTLVGAGAMASAKATTLILVTNTVSARQWKDELLKRTTLTEDEIGEYSGARKEIRPVTIATYQVLTTRRKGTYTHLDLLDAKDWGLVVYDEVHLLPAPIFRMTADLQARRRLGLTATLVREDGREADVFSLIGPKRFDAPWKDIEAQGYIAPADCVEVRVSLPNGQRMAYATSEPDDRYRLASCTDAKLPVVEKLASRHPGEPTLVIGQYLDQLHEVAERLGADVITGETTVKERQRLYDAFRTGEISTLVVSKVANFSIDLPEASVAIQISGTFGSRQEEAQRLGRVLRPKADGRTAHFYTVVSRDTVDADFAAHRQRFLAEQGYAYRIMDADDL is encoded by the coding sequence ATGAATGACGGACCCCTGATCGTGCAGAGCGACAAGACCCTCCTCCTCGAGGTCGACCACCCGAACGCCGAGACGGCGAGGCGGGCCATCGCCCCGTTCGCCGAGCTCGAGCGCGCCCCCGAGCACGTGCACACCTACCGCATCACCCCGCTCGGCCTCTGGAACGCGCGCGCCGCGGGCCACGACGCCGAGCAGGTCGTCGACGCGCTGCTCACCCACAGCCGCTACGCGGTACCGGGGGCACTGCTCGTCGACGTCGCCGAGACGATGGACCGCTACGGCCGGCTCACCCTCGAGAAGGAGGGCATCGCCGACTCCCCCGAGGGCACCCGGCTCGTGCTGCGCACGACCGACCGCCCCGTGCTCGAGGAGGTGCTGCGGCACAAGAAGATCAAGCCGCTCACCGGCGACCGCATCGACGACCTCGCGGTGCTCGTGCACCCGAGCGAGCGCGGCACCCTCAAGCAGGAGCTGCTCAAGGTCGGCTGGCCGGCCGAGGACCTCGCCGGCTACGTCGACGGCGAGGCCCACCCCATCGACCTGCGCCAGGACGGCTGGCACCTGCGGCCCTACCAGCAGCAGGCGGTCGACGGGTTCTGGCACGGCGGCTCCGGCGTCGTCGTGCTCCCCTGCGGCGCCGGCAAGACCCTCGTCGGCGCCGGCGCGATGGCCTCGGCCAAGGCCACGACGCTCATCCTCGTCACCAACACCGTGAGCGCCCGGCAGTGGAAGGACGAGCTGCTCAAGCGCACGACCCTGACCGAGGACGAGATCGGCGAGTACTCCGGCGCCCGCAAGGAGATCCGCCCGGTCACCATCGCCACCTACCAGGTGCTCACGACCCGCCGGAAGGGCACGTACACCCACCTCGACCTGCTCGACGCCAAGGACTGGGGCCTCGTCGTCTACGACGAGGTGCACCTGCTGCCGGCGCCGATCTTCCGCATGACGGCCGACCTGCAGGCCCGCCGGCGCCTCGGCCTCACCGCGACGCTCGTGCGCGAGGACGGCCGCGAGGCCGACGTCTTCAGCCTCATCGGCCCGAAGCGCTTCGACGCGCCGTGGAAGGACATCGAGGCGCAGGGCTACATCGCGCCCGCCGACTGCGTCGAGGTGCGCGTCAGCCTGCCCAACGGCCAGCGCATGGCCTACGCGACGTCCGAGCCCGACGACCGCTACCGGCTCGCGAGCTGCACCGACGCGAAGCTGCCGGTCGTCGAGAAGCTCGCCTCCCGGCATCCGGGCGAGCCGACCCTCGTCATCGGCCAGTACCTCGACCAGCTGCACGAGGTGGCCGAGCGCCTCGGCGCCGACGTCATCACCGGAGAGACGACCGTCAAGGAGCGCCAGCGGCTCTACGACGCCTTCCGCACCGGTGAGATCAGCACCCTGGTCGTGAGCAAGGTCGCGAACTTCAGCATCGACCTGCCGGAGGCGAGCGTCGCCATCCAGATCAGCGGCACGTTCGGCTCGCGCCAGGAGGAGGCCCAGCGCCTCGGCCGCGTGCTGCGCCCCAAGGCCGACGGGCGCACCGCGCACTTCTACACCGTCGTCAGCCGCGACACGGTCGACGCCGACTTCGCCGCCCACCGGCAGCGCTTCCTCGCCGAGCAGGGCTACGCCTACCGCATCATGGATGCCGACGACCTCTGA
- a CDS encoding response regulator transcription factor, whose product METQTPEARLLVVEDEPNIRELLATSLRFAGFEVDTAGDGTTALAMAAERDPDLVVLDVMLPDVDGFEVTRRLRDRGRKQPIVFVTARDATGDKIQGLTVGGDDYVTKPFSLEEVIARIRAVLRRTRGAAEDDGSTLRFHDLELNEDSHEVRRGGRVIDLSPTEFKLLRYLLLNPNRVLSKLQILDHVWDYDFRGESGIVESYISYLRRKIDADGPSLIHTKRGVGYVLRVPPESVSA is encoded by the coding sequence GTGGAGACCCAGACGCCTGAGGCCAGACTGCTCGTCGTCGAGGACGAGCCCAACATCCGTGAGCTGCTCGCCACCTCGCTTCGTTTCGCAGGGTTCGAGGTGGACACCGCCGGTGACGGCACCACCGCGTTGGCCATGGCCGCCGAGCGCGACCCCGACCTCGTCGTGCTCGACGTCATGCTCCCCGACGTCGACGGCTTCGAGGTGACCCGGCGGCTGCGCGACCGAGGTCGCAAGCAGCCGATCGTCTTCGTCACCGCGCGTGACGCGACGGGCGACAAGATCCAGGGCCTGACGGTGGGCGGCGACGACTACGTCACCAAGCCGTTCAGCCTCGAGGAGGTCATCGCCCGCATCCGGGCCGTGCTGCGCCGCACCCGCGGGGCGGCCGAGGACGATGGCTCGACGCTGCGCTTCCACGACCTCGAGCTCAACGAGGACAGCCACGAGGTGCGCCGCGGCGGGCGAGTCATCGACCTGTCCCCCACCGAGTTCAAGCTGCTGCGCTACCTGCTGCTCAACCCCAACCGGGTGCTGTCGAAGCTGCAGATCCTCGACCACGTGTGGGACTACGACTTCCGCGGCGAGTCCGGCATCGTCGAGTCGTACATCTCCTACCTGCGCCGCAAGATCGACGCCGACGGGCCTTCGCTGATCCACACCAAGCGCGGTGTCGGCTACGTTCTGCGGGTGCCCCCCGAGTCCGTCTCCGCATGA
- a CDS encoding sensor histidine kinase, whose protein sequence is MLTDAVRRRLRRLRALPLRWRLLLVSLGLVLVSLVATIALVSALLNRYLLNQAEQELRLYGASIADLQSELLESGGSPFPNGFTLRFIGPTGRQTFVLNAATEPHRQAAVPNLRPTDPLVTEGRVFTIGSVGDPDVDWLALAQPNSERTGTYVLALPLRSLHNTVDQFVWYSSGIGALALLACGGLGWFLVRRTFRPLTRIEDTAAAIAGGDLTQRVDVPPTHDEVASLSRSLNAMLTRIERSFAVREANEAKMRRFIADASHELRTPLAAVTGYAELYRQGALPNADAVSGAMGRIESEGHRMSGLVEDLLALARLDSERPLELQTVDLAVLAADAAQDARTINPDRAFTASGITGPIQPTELVADERQLRQVVTNLVTNARVHTPAGTPVEILVGRVNPARGGRAARVALHVRDHGHGIPESERGNVFERFYRADWSRSREHGGGNGLGLAIVHAIVTAHGGTVRVDETLSGGATFIVELPCEPPAGDTGRTLPDRTANS, encoded by the coding sequence GTGCTGACCGACGCGGTGCGCCGGCGGCTGCGCCGGCTGCGGGCCCTGCCACTGCGCTGGCGCCTGCTGCTCGTCAGCCTCGGCCTCGTGCTCGTCTCCCTCGTCGCGACGATCGCGCTCGTCAGCGCGCTGCTCAACCGCTACCTGCTCAACCAGGCCGAGCAGGAGCTGCGCCTGTACGGCGCGAGCATCGCCGACCTGCAGAGCGAGCTGCTCGAGAGCGGCGGGTCGCCGTTCCCCAACGGCTTCACCCTGCGGTTCATCGGCCCCACCGGTCGCCAGACCTTCGTGCTCAACGCCGCCACGGAGCCGCACCGGCAGGCGGCCGTGCCGAACCTCAGGCCCACCGACCCGCTCGTCACCGAGGGACGCGTCTTCACCATCGGCTCGGTCGGTGACCCCGACGTCGACTGGCTCGCCCTCGCGCAGCCGAACAGCGAGCGCACCGGCACCTACGTGCTCGCCCTCCCGCTGCGCTCGTTGCACAACACCGTCGACCAGTTCGTCTGGTACTCGAGCGGGATCGGCGCCCTCGCCCTGCTCGCCTGCGGCGGTCTCGGCTGGTTCCTCGTGCGCCGCACCTTCCGCCCCCTCACCCGCATCGAGGACACCGCCGCCGCCATCGCCGGCGGCGACCTCACCCAGCGCGTCGACGTGCCGCCCACCCACGACGAGGTGGCCTCGCTGTCGCGCTCGCTCAACGCCATGCTCACCCGCATCGAGCGCAGCTTCGCGGTGCGCGAGGCCAACGAGGCGAAGATGCGCCGCTTCATCGCCGACGCCTCGCACGAGCTGCGCACCCCGCTCGCCGCGGTCACCGGGTACGCCGAGCTCTACCGCCAGGGCGCCCTGCCCAACGCGGATGCCGTGTCGGGCGCCATGGGGCGCATCGAGAGCGAGGGCCACCGTATGAGCGGCCTCGTCGAGGACCTCCTCGCCCTCGCGCGCCTCGACAGCGAGCGACCGCTCGAGCTGCAGACGGTCGACCTCGCGGTGCTCGCCGCCGACGCGGCGCAGGACGCCCGCACCATCAATCCCGACCGGGCCTTCACGGCATCCGGCATCACCGGCCCGATCCAGCCCACCGAGCTCGTCGCCGACGAGCGACAGCTGCGTCAGGTCGTCACCAACCTCGTCACGAACGCGCGCGTGCACACCCCGGCGGGCACCCCGGTCGAGATCCTCGTCGGGCGCGTCAACCCGGCCCGGGGCGGGCGCGCGGCGCGGGTCGCGCTGCACGTGCGCGACCACGGACACGGCATCCCCGAGTCCGAGCGTGGCAACGTCTTCGAGCGCTTTTACCGGGCCGACTGGTCACGAAGCCGTGAGCACGGCGGCGGCAACGGGCTCGGCCTCGCCATCGTGCACGCCATCGTCACCGCCCACGGCGGCACCGTCCGGGTCGACGAAACCCTCTCGGGCGGAGCGACGTTCATCGTCGAGCTGCCGTGCGAGCCTCCCGCGGGCGACACCGGCCGGACCCTTCCGGATCGCACAGCCAATTCCTAG